The following is a genomic window from Hyperolius riggenbachi isolate aHypRig1 chromosome 4, aHypRig1.pri, whole genome shotgun sequence.
acaatcattgtacagtatgtatgttttCATTACAAAGTTACTTCACAATATTTTTCACAATAAGATTTAGTATGGAAATGTACAACTGTAGATTTTGTAACTAAACATAACATAATGGGATAATTATTGAGATAAGTAGTAATACTGTAGACAGATCTTTACTGAAGTCTGTTGTTCTAACTTTCCTGATTACGTTTTAACCCTGCAGTTATTACAGCAGTTTGACTGCTTTAATTGTATGCAATTTtgtttattaacctcttgaggactgcagggctaaacccccctagtgaccaggctcgctccccccatgtttatttttttttgtataaatattatcgttggcgtttaaaaaaaaaactgttccttaaaataccttccctccctccccacagccagccaattatggcgatcggctgtcataggcttctgcctatgagagccaatcgctctcttgtcccccagggggacagccgagtgacacagctgtccccagtacagtgctgctgccgatcgcagcgcagtACATAGAAATAGACCGCGatcacgctgtctaacagtctcccgagaggcaatagccgctcggagactgaaggcggggcggagctccgccccccaagcaggagatgtgcgtgcatcctgagcgcaatctcctgcattagctggccacaggactttacgccaatcggcgttaggcggtcctggggctgccgccacgcccaTCGGGCGGAAAGAGGTTAACCCATGCAATGAACAAAATAAAAAGGTAGCACAGGGAAGTTCTTAGTAAGATTGGTATTATATGTACCcaggtttatctcatcatggcccatatgcaattgactttttcatctgagttttctccaaggagatacatTTCCATcttctctctttaaccacttcaccactgagagtttttccccttaaagggatccttaagcctacaaaaaaaatagttttactgacctagggcttctaccagccccgtgcagccgtcACATGCCCTTGCACTCGTCACtcgtggatcctcctgtcccttgcTGCCAGCTACTTTCGATTTTGGGCCGATAGGctcactgcacatgcacagtcctGGCCACGCATCTCTTTCTTTACGTTCCCATTCGCAAtacctgcgcaggacgctattgcggacaggcACGCAAAGAAGACTGCACGTGGCCAAGCCAGTCGGCGAAACAAAtggagctggcggcgggggacagaaggatctgtgaagccctaggtgagtaaaactgatttttattttatttttttgcaagcttaagtgcctctttaaggaccattcaccaataacttaaagagaaactccaacctagaatttaactttatcccaatcagtagctgatacccccttttacatgagaaatataatgattttcacaaacagaccattagggggcgctgtatgactgattttgtgctgaaacccctcccacaagaagctctgagtaccgcggtactctgggcaaactgccacaatgtaacaatgttcacagacaggaattagctgtttacagctgtgtctaacagccaaaacagctaggagcagctacataacctgcccacagtaacaatgtcaccatgtaatacatgtcagaatgtaaatcggggagaggaaagattttacaatgggcaaacactgactaaatcatttatacataattatggtaaaaaaatgaagcactttttttactacattattttcactggagttcctctttaatcactacgtatcacaacaaaattatctatatcctgttgtttttgccatcaattaggctttctttgggtggtacattttcccTGGACTATTTTGTGTCATAGAGAAAACTAAAGCCTTGAAGTAACTGATCCTGTCAGAATAAAAACACAATTTCTACTATTAGACTTTCAAGTTAAGAAACATTTTAGGaacatcctttaaagggaacccgaggtgagaatgatatggaggctgacatgcttatttccttttaaactatgcacattacctggctgtcctgctgatcctctgcctctaatactttaagtcgtagatccagaacaagcatgcagatcagatgtttatgacaAATCTCACAACAtgagcttgtttcagggttgtgatttaGACCGTACTGACCAgaaagtagagatgagcgtaatgacttaattacgatttcgcgaaattttgcgtaattagtgtaattacgattatggccgtaagtacataatcgtaatgaagaaggatttcgcgaaattccgcgtaagcgtaattttcgcgtaattttcgcattacagtgggtatcgcgaaattacgtttgccttgcatgcaaccgtttgtaagcgtagttacataacgtaatttcgcgatagttcatattactgtaagcgttaattttcgcgtcgttttcgcattacggaatgctatttcgcatataaaattcgccatgtagtgatatttcgcatcaaaattcgccatacagacgaaaatgcctttggcgaaaattcgcgagcaaccctgctaacaagtaattacgaaatttgcgaaattacgaagaaatgcgaaattacgttatggtttaacgcgaaattacgttatggtttaacgcgaaattatgttatgaacgaaacgcgaaattacgcgttgaaaattacgcttacggtattttcaattacgattttaatggcaattacgctaccataatttcgcatcgtaatagcaaatttcgcatgcgtaattatagtaatgcgaaatttcgaacatttcggctcaacactaccaGAAAGAtccgcaggactgtcaggcaacttttattgtttaaaaggaaataaatatggccgcttccataggtctcactacctccttttaaagaaaacttgtaggTTAAAAAAGGTGACCAATTTAGGAACGTACCTCAATAGACAGAAGCCTCTTGTTCCTCCAGAGCAGGTGTAGGGaagctatggctcgggagccagatgtggctcttttgatggctacatctggctcacatacaaatcagtcggGGTTGATTCACTGAGCTATACTTCTCAAGCAGCGCAGCATAGTGTGAtaacgcaagtaacattttcaaactgctgtagcatgcactactaacttacttgtgctACCTCAAAACTAACGGCCACTCCAATTGTTCCACTCTGGATCCCGTCAggaccagtgactttgtaggacgagaccaatacgctttggcccaataggctgcctttcaagtgacagacagcctattgggccaatcaaagtgcggggacctcgtcctacaaagtgaatcaacccccaagtcagctagctaattgtacaagctgttagtctgtatttctcctgtctggctctctgggaaattgctgatgttgctgaaacccaagagaagctgaagatgtgtctgacacttccactgcccggaggatcaactgtgtacacatcaccatggcgacagggacgtgagccctactgtcccagtttgaaacatactgtacggctctcacggaattatattttaaaatatgtggcgtttatggatctctcagccaaaaaggttcctgacccctgctccagAGGCTCCCCTTGTCTTCCTATGCTGGGCCATTCCAGTGCTGTTCCCACCACAAAACCGTCGACAAGGGCTAGTTGATGACTCGCACCTGAGCATGGAGTAGCGCGGATTCGATcaggctcagctttttctgcTGAAACCTGGAAGTCCATGCTACTGCTCATGTGCAGTTCAGCCAGGCTTCGGGGGTCTCAGCGCTGAAGCAACTGACGGAGGAGGAGCGGGGAAGCCTCGGAAGGATCCAGACGCTTCCCTTGTCTGATGTAAGTATCCATTTTTCCATTTTATAATGTCACGGGTTTACTTTCATTGGGACAGACGGCCTTTGAAACATGGCAAAAGTTGTATTTCTTTATCTCCATCAAGAACATCTACCATGAATAGCGTTATACAAATTGCAgcgtcaatggcctcaattcactaagcttatctcctgtctttaataatgtttctagagttgttaccatggtgataaggcatgtagtattcaggaaacattttacctcaggcatgcctaaaggcctcaattcaccagagaaaagttagtaagagataaaaggtcggtattttatctcatgaggtattttaacactttgtttgcaattcaccactgtgagaggatagagagaggagtGTTCGGTAGCAGGCGATAATGGTGCGATAATGGAGCGATATGGATGCGAAAACCGTGCGATAAACGGTCGATAGTTATGCGGTGTTAGTGATTTGCATGTGATACTTTGCCtctctggatgctggaagtaaaggattgtgggtaggaggaggaggttattaccagcatGTGACCGCAGAGGGTTACTCTCCCTGTTTTTGaccctctccttccattacaaatccctccctTCATTCTACAtcagtgaagggacccccgtttcgcggcgcgatagcggcggtttagcaggggcacacatgcccctgctatctatgaggtctgaagcgagatttattctgctTACAGCTGTGAGAAAAACCAGATGTCTCCAGGtacattcaggggataaatagatgaaaaaaataatgaatggccacacccccttttttccctggtgaattgtgattttgagaaaaaataacgactaactatcgcctatttatcgcacatttatcacacatttatcgcatggatttctctctgtcgatatttcaccctatacttctagagaattgctatttgaagatatcacaggaggtaaattacctcccatgagataaataggttggtaaccactggtgaattgaggccaaagttaactcttctgtctttaagttaactctccaatccttaaaataactccagagttaaagacaggctgttaattaactgcgtgtgaaaataactacagaggaggtaaattaactacagaggaggtaaattaactacagaggaggtaagttaaggaatgaagagataagataactctctcgctgtgtggaggtaagttttctcttgccttattatctccagcatgatcttagtgaattgaggccaatgtctgtaaGAGATGGGCAGGTGAAAACGGTTAACTTAATTTCACAGCGAGTTTTGTTAAATTTTGTTTTGTGAACCTACAGCCAAAATTCTCAATTTTTCGCATTTGTCTTGAAGTCTATGGGGCCAATTATTGCGGTTGTGGTTGCAAAGCTCCCatatatgatgtcacaggaaaaaaaattcatataTAAAAACATGACGACAACAATGATTCTGAAACATTAATTCTGAAGCATTGCACTTGGTTTAAAACGCTCTTTTTTTgcaatcgattttctaaaaagtATACACTTGAAAGAAAAATTTGGGACACGTTCCCACTATCGATCCTGTCATATATTATACATTTTTGACAATAGCATGTAGGGGGCTTCATCCACTTCAAAATGACGCTGTTATGGTTTGTTTTATTGcctacattttaaaattaattttcttagAAACAatgaggtctttttggaaaattaaaatacattttgtcTGAAATCATCCCAGAATTAGCCTTAATACATTGTACATACCAAACTTTGTGTTGATATCTTGCATGAGAGTTTTGCAATTAAATTAATTAGTCCCATTGGCTCGCAAATTTGAGAAAATGGTGAAAATTTCACAGAAAATGTTGCAatcgtaaaaacaaaaaaatcgacAAAACTAGTTCGGAAAAATTCACTCACTCTTCATGTCAGTCTTTTACTTCTTCCATGTCCTGGTTTCCTCCAGAGATCTGTATACATCCTCTCCACACAAGTActgcagcatggaggggctcagtgaaggtggcaaTGAAGGTGTGGAGATGTCTGATCATGTCGTCCAATTCATAAAAAGAGAGATGCCCACCATCATAATCTAGATATATCCTGACCCTGTTTACGGAGATGTCACCAGGTAGCTGGATCTCTTTGCCATTATGGATTAGTAAGTACTGGTTTTCCCACCTGTACAGACACCAGGACATGTCATTGTCTCCTATGGCTGAATGGTTCCCTCTCCGGGCTATACTAGTGTAGCACATGCCAACTCTCCACTGGTCTGATCGGCTcacatccacttcccagtaatgccGTCCTGAGCAGAAACTGCTAGAGCTTAACACCTGGGGAGACCACTGAAATCTTGCTGGTGTTTCTGGGTGATTCTGACTTTCATAGGTCCAGGAGGCAGTTTTTCCATCATCTGATATGAGCAGATAATTATATGCAGTGTTTTCATCCAGTAAAATGTTTGCTGCCCTTCTTATAAAGACGCCTTCATTTACCTTCAGCATTATGTCAGATAAATCTGACCGTAACACGTGTGAAATCAGGGCCAAGTCTAGGTCCCCTCCATCAAGGATCTGTTCATATGATCTATCTGTGTCTTCATTATCTCCATCATCACACAAGTCCTCTCTATCTGATTCCTGCAAGACCACCAgcgagtcagtcatgtgacatagGTCCTCAATGTGCTTAATTTTCCTGGACAGCACATCTTTCTCTAATTCCAGTTCCTGGATCATTTTGGAGAGCGGAAGCACCAGACGCTCTACCTGTTTGGAGATCTCACTCAGGATCTTCTTTTCCAGGTTTTCCAGCTGTCTCCTGATGTTTgcaaacaggacaatgaccctttcTTTTTCAGCATCTGcttttccttgcagctttctgttTTGTCCTTCTTGGCTCTGAACTATTTTCTCAATCTCTCCCTTCTCTGCAATCAATTTTTGCAGAACACTTCTTAGTTTCTTCTTCCTACTTTCGGAGGCCTCATCTAGAGTTTCTATTGGGTGGTCCCGATGCTCTCCAGACAACCTGCAGGACACACAGATGGAGGAAGCATCCTCACTGCAGTAATATTTCAGTACCTCCTTATGGATGGAGCATTTCCTGTTCTCCAGGGAGCTGGTGGGTCCGATGAAGACATGTTCTGGTGCCTTGCTGTGGACTTTCAAATGATTATCACACAGAGAAGCTTCACAGTGTAAGCACGATTTAATAGCAGGTACAGGAGAATGGATGCAGTAAGTGCAGAAAATACTGGTCTGCTTCTGATCCGGCTGAGTAGACTGGATTTTTTCCACTATGTTAGACAGGGTGATGTTCCTCTGCAGAGTGGGCCGCTTCTTGAACTTCACACGACACTCAGGACAGGAATAACCTTCAGGCTCTTGCTGTGTATCCAACACACGAACAATACAGTTACGGCAGAAGTTGTGTCCACATTTAAGCATCACAGGATCTGTATAAATGTTCAGACACACTGAACAGTCCAGCTCCTTCCTCAGCTCAGCAGATGCCATCGCTAACAGCAGCAGAGGCTAATGAACGCCAGAGTTTCTGATGctcaggaaataaacatgtgcTTCAGCGGGCGTCAATCAGTTGTTGTCCATCACGAGGTACTTATGAGTGTGTGTCCATCAAACCACCCTCCTTTTTACTGTCAAAACTCCTTTGACACAAACATTCCATTTACATAGTGCAAGGTTTACAGAGAGATCTTTTGTGCCTGAGCAAGCAAAAGGAATCTAAAGAATGAATAGTTTATATTGGCCAGTGGCCACCTGCTCTCTCCTGGACTAACAGAGACATGTAGAAATCTTGTATCATTCATTACTACCAGTCGACCcttggcgtagcatacgccgcataagggggtagcgggcaggaagggggtattgggtacagcggcggggagggggggtcggacccccccccccgccctcacctgggtcccccatgtgcgctcaccctccagcttaagctcagcagcagcagccgctattATTAAGAGGCAGCAGGtgaggatgactcacctcttccgcgttccagcgtgcgttccactgtcgtcacttcctgcaatgccgcccaatgtattttaagtggacggcattgcaggaagtgacgacagtggaacgcacgctgtaaCGCGGAAGAGGAGAGTCATCCccccccgctgcctcttactagtagTGGCGGctactgctgaacttaagctagagggggagcgcagatgggggacccaggtgagggaggggtggggtctgaccccccctccctgccgctgtgtccCTTCCTGcctactaccccctccagcttggtgGCAAGTTTAGGACTGCCCCTGGGGGCAATGcgctacttaataataataataaaaatccaaacatttatatagcgcttttttcctgtcggactcaaagcgctcaagagctgcagccactgggacgggctagggggccaccctgcagtgttaggcagtcttgccttgaacttcttactgaataggtactgacgcttgccaggattcaaaccctggcttCCCatatcaaaggcagtgcccttaaccagtactctattcagccactgctactcttcttcttgtttggaccggccccttcttcttgcttggaccgaccctgggggcagggtgctacttcttcttcttgcttggaccgtccccttcttcttgcttgggtcggccctgggggcagggcgctacttcttcttgcatgaaggttgaggcacttactctattatatacagtatatagatacaTTTTGTCTACTTTTTTTGCGGCCAGTCAACAAATAAGATTAAACACTAAATCCCCTAAATACACTAAAGAAATGTTGCTCCTAAAGGAAATCTTGTGTGGAAAAAAAAGTAGAGTTTTACTTagcttgggcttcttccagcccctgtagtctttcagttccctcgttgtcctcctggtCTGCTGCGTTGTGCCCCATTACCGAATGTGCTGCCTCATCTAGTCACGCTGCCTTGAACATGCTCCTGTGGCCGGTAGCATTCTGCACAGTTTAGAAAGCTTGCAGTtacccatgtgcacaatgcgtccAGCCATGGAAGAGCAATCGAGAAGGTGCGTGactgggcctgcacatgtgcactaGGGGGCACAATTGTGCAGACCAAGAAGACAGCCTGATAGATTGCCAGGGGGGcctgaagaagtcccaggtaagtaaatttaaactttttaactcacttaaagagaccctgaactgaaaaaagttcccctagggggtgaagcctctggatcctaaaaaggCTTCCCCTTTTCTCCTCCACATCCCCATTCCAGCATTGGGACCCTCAAAAGAGAGCTTGTTGATGCTTATTGGCAGTTCATGTAGGCGCACTAACACTGTCCCACTTGGCTTTCTTCAAAAAAAGGCCGGATAAGGTCCACACTAATACAAGCACAGGCTGCCTGCGCCTCCTCAGTAGCATGGatccgatcaggctcagctattttctCCGGATCCCGAGTGAGATGGTGGTAATGCACATGTGCACAGAGGTCACACTTCGGAAGTCCCAGCAGAGGATGACAGGGGGAAGCCTTTTtaggtacggtgaccatacgtcccgctttacccgggacgcgtcccgccttcggggggcgctgtcccaggctgcatgaggtcctgggaaacgtcccgcttttagcagcgggacgtcccggcctcggaacTCTGGCCaacgtacaatgaactagccacagcgtctactagacgctgcgctagttcattcccagcagccccgctccagcctgcattgtcctcctccggcaggcacaggcagagcagggctacgggaagatggcatccggaggcggagccctgtactggagactatttgtgtctccagtacagggctccgcctccggacgccatcttgccgtagccctgctctgcctgtgagaggctgagcgggagattgaagatcgtccaggccagggggagctgcacacaccagaggcaccagaggccggctgcgtgaggggacgtcttctgccaggtgagtaaatgctttttcttgcaggtgaagtgtttgcccacattgtgttcattttgtactgacatgtttgcccgcagtgcgtttatcttgtactaacatgtttgcccgcagtgcgtttatcttgtactgacatgtttgcccgcattgcgtttatcttgtactgacatgtttgcccgcagtgcgtttatcttgtactgacatgtttgcccgccgtgcgtttatcttgtactgacatgtttgcccgccgtgcatttatcttgtactgacatgtttgcccgcagtgcgtttatcttgtactgacatgtttgcccgcagtgcgtttatcttgtactgacatgtttgcccgcagtgcgtttatcttgtactgacatgtttgcctgccgtgcgttcattttgtacggacatgtttgcccaaattgtgttcattttgtactgacatgtttgcccaaattgtgtttattttgtactgacatgtttgcccgcagtgcgtttatcttgtactgacatgtttgcccgcagtgcgtttatcttgtactgacatgtatgcctgcagtgcgttaatcttgtactgacatgtttgcccgcagtgcgtttattttgtactgacatgtatgcccgcagtgctgtcacaggagccctaggggCTGacagcacttagccttctaaacggtgccagcgcacagatcatgcgaactctggtcgcagtcaatgcgcaggaaccgttaagaattagccgcagacaacccagaagggagcctgtgagacacgggtaattacaacgtacacacgatttcccggtatctgccaccaccactggtatgggccagtggacccgatttactgactgactagtcctgcgaataaaacggttaaacacacggtattctgtctagccaacaacaaacaaacagtagcgtatcttcagagacccgggatcagttctgtgtgtgctgataagcagggtagcggacagtgaatgacttggagaaagtcgtttattcacgcaatataaataattaatatatacagacaattattaaaatcaacaattattaaaacagtaatagccagtataaaaaataaaagaagggagaaaaatacttagttcctggaaagatgtcctttagtgggaaaacttgtaaagttcttggtttcaatcaaagtccagagttcagaccaggtggatgccagcatatcctcaagctggcacagatgagttcaagatgtttcagggtggaggacactgagtttgggtcctctgccattcttatgcccttgattcagtaggagggagtgagggtgggcccacacacccccttagaacatgagatgagtcctccccttgtcctgggaaccagaaatcataccttaaccatatatgggctctatctcacagaaccgtacaggtcagggcagatttactaatattttcaggtctgcctcgatgtacccagcagcctgatacaaaacatgaggggtgggacccttgtggtatcagcagggcactttcgaactgcctaactggcagtctttccctcagaatggtctgaaatttcttcagaaccagcgccagatagggccaagcatgctctgttagtttggagggtctgccagcctggcaacacagaaaatatgacacatatagccgtttatggaatatgatctacatttgggattgatagcaggtcattcctagGTGAGGTTCTTTTGAAGCTGGcaacagcaagccacatgtcagcTCCTGGGGGAAGGAGCCGGGGTGTCTGAGTTTTCCCactctagattgcttctgtcatggtgcttGCCACCTCTACCTGATGGATggaccatcagcacagcttgaagccagggactcttctGCAGCAGATTAggccccaggctcattagcatatcaaaagagccatcctgcatgccctgctgatgctatctctctgctgagaaaaggacttcagctgcccctacacactcaacccagattgtatcgatttgaagcgcaatcgatgcagagaatcaagtgcgatcgcttttcttcacgggcggttataggacgcgcctgcggccccgcaaccgtccgtgacaatcttgtactgacatgtttgcccgcagtgcgtttattttgtactgacatgtatgcccgcagtgcgtttatcttgtactgacatgtttgcccgcattgcgtttatcttgtactgacatgtttgcccgcagtgcgtttatcttgtactgacatgtttgcccgccgtgcgtttatcttgtactgacatgtttgcctgccgtgcgtttatcttgtactgacatgtttgcccgcagtgcgtttatcttgtactgatatgtttgcccgcagtgcgtttatcttgtactgacatgtttgcccgcagtgcgtttatcttgtactgacatgtttgcccgcagtgcgtttatcttgtactgacatgtttgcccgcagtgcgtttatcttgtactgacatgtttgcccgcagtgcgtttatcttgtactgacatgtttgcccgcagtgcgtttatcttgtactgacatgtttgcccgcagtgcgtttatcttgtactgacatgtttgcccgcagtgcgtttatcttgtactgacatgtttgcccgcagtgcgtttatcttgtactgacatgtatgcccgcagtgcgtttatcttgtactgacatgtttgcccgcagtgcgtttatcttgtactgacatgtttgtccgcagtgcgtttatcttgtactgacatgtttgcccgcagtgcgtttatcttgtactgacatgtttgcccgcagtgcgtttatcttgtactgacatgtttgcccgcagtgcgtttatcttgtactgacatgtttgcccgcagtgcgtttatcttgtactgacatgtttgcccgcagtgcgtttatcttgtactgacatgtttgcccgcagtgtgtttattttgtactgacatgtttgcccgcagtgcgtttattttgtactgacatgtttgcccgcagtgcgtttattttgtgctgaaatgttgcccccattgcgtttattttgtgctgacatgtttgcccgcagtgcgtttattttgtgctgacatgtttgcccccattgcgtttattttgtgctgacatgtttgcccacattgcgtttattttatgctgacatgttgcccgcaatgcgtttattttgtgctgaaatgttgcccgcaatgcgtttattttgtgctgaaatgttgcccgcaatgcgtttattttgtgctgacatgttgcccattgcgtttattttgtggtgtctggggtaactgttgctgcatttattatttaatggtcatagttggctgtgtttgctgctttggggttatggcatactattaaatagcatcacacagtttctgcacacctatgatgtgaatccacgtttgaccacatcatggcataaacactgctttcttattcctcgctgttgcatcattacgttagctccgcccatagaatgtcatggccacgcccatttttcgcgcgcgctgcagacaccacatttttcggcgcggcgcacgggcagccgcccccccccccccccaattccccccgtcctaggttgagcctacaaaaatctggtcactctactttagggtctagagcaggcatgggcaaacttggccctccagctgttgaggaactacaagtcccacaatgcattgcaggagtctgacagccacagccatgactcataaaggcaaatgcattgtgggatttgtagttccttaacagctggagggccaagtttgcccatgcctggtctagaggcTTCCATTTCCCAAGGTAAATATCAATAACTGTTCATTGCAAACCTCCCAAGTTTGCTTCAAGATGACGTAGGATGTATTTACACGCATATTCTTCACTGTTTTCTAATGCTCATAAGC
Proteins encoded in this region:
- the LOC137504577 gene encoding E3 ubiquitin-protein ligase TRIM39-like, with product MASAELRKELDCSVCLNIYTDPVMLKCGHNFCRNCIVRVLDTQQEPEGYSCPECRVKFKKRPTLQRNITLSNIVEKIQSTQPDQKQTSIFCTYCIHSPVPAIKSCLHCEASLCDNHLKVHSKAPEHVFIGPTSSLENRKCSIHKEVLKYYCSEDASSICVSCRLSGEHRDHPIETLDEASESRKKKLRSVLQKLIAEKGEIEKIVQSQEGQNRKLQGKADAEKERVIVLFANIRRQLENLEKKILSEISKQVERLVLPLSKMIQELELEKDVLSRKIKHIEDLCHMTDSLVVLQESDREDLCDDGDNEDTDRSYEQILDGGDLDLALISHVLRSDLSDIMLKVNEGVFIRRAANILLDENTAYNYLLISDDGKTASWTYESQNHPETPARFQWSPQVLSSSSFCSGRHYWEVDVSRSDQWRVGMCYTSIARRGNHSAIGDNDMSWCLYRWENQYLLIHNGKEIQLPGDISVNRVRIYLDYDGGHLSFYELDDMIRHLHTFIATFTEPLHAAVLVWRGCIQISGGNQDMEEVKD